The Rhizobium sp. BT04 genomic interval ACGCGGCTTCAGGTCGAGCATCCCGTCACCGAGCTGACGAGCGGGGTGGATATCGTCCAGGCGCAGATAAAAGCAGCCCAGGGTGACGTTCTGAACCTCATCCAGGGCGAGGTGACCTGCGAAGGCCACTCTTTCGAATGCCGCATCAATGCCGAGGATCCCGACACCTTCCTGCCGTCGGCAGGGGTCGTCACCCATCTGGCTTTGCCGCAGGGGCCGGGCATCCGCGTCGATACGCATATTCATGCCGGCTACAGGGTTTCGCCCTATTACGACTCGCTGATCGCCAAGCTGATCGTCCACGCGCCGACGCGGGCGAAAGCGATGGCCAAAATGTGCGAGGCGCTTGCCGGCACCGAGATCGAGGGCATCGCCACCAACATCCCCTTCCTGCGCGCCCTGTTCGAGGATCACGCCTTCGCGCGCGGCCAGACCGACATCCACTATCTCGAGCAATGGCTGAAGCTGCGGAGGGCGGCGGCGTGAGCGCGATCGATTTCAGCGATCCCACAACCATTGCGTTCCTCACCGACGCGCTGACGGCTGCCGGAGTGGAGGGCCTCGAGATCTCCCGGCCGGACGGACAGCTTCGCATCGTCGTTTCGGGGGAGGGCGCCCGGATCGGCGCGCACGAAGCCGCAGGCCGCGCTCCAGGCCCCACATCGGCGGTCGTGAAGGCGCCGGTTGCCGGACATTTCTGCGCCGCATATCCGGCCGCCCCGGCCGTATCCGGAAATCTGCCGCGCTCCGTATCCGACGCCGATATCCTCGGTTTCGTCAGGGTAGGGCATGTCCTGCTTCCCCTTTGCGCCGGCCGTTCGGGTGTTTTGACCAAGCTGCTTGCCGAGCCCGGCGCCCTGGTCGGCTTCGGCGACCCTCTGTTCGAAATCGAGCTGCCATCATGATCGCCACGACGAACAGACATGCCTCGGGACGCGAAATCGTTCCGGCTACCCAAAGCCGGGCGCGGGTTTCCGCGATCGGCGCCAGATCCTTTCTGCTCGAGGCGCCAGGCGATTTCGATCTCATCGCGCAACGGCGGATCTGGGCGCTGTCCCAGACGGTGAAGGGCTGGACGGACCTTGCCGAAAACATTCCGGGGATGACCAACCTGCTGGTGATCTTCAAGGAGACGCCCGA includes:
- a CDS encoding acetyl-CoA carboxylase → MSAIDFSDPTTIAFLTDALTAAGVEGLEISRPDGQLRIVVSGEGARIGAHEAAGRAPGPTSAVVKAPVAGHFCAAYPAAPAVSGNLPRSVSDADILGFVRVGHVLLPLCAGRSGVLTKLLAEPGALVGFGDPLFEIELPS